A window of the Zeugodacus cucurbitae isolate PBARC_wt_2022May chromosome 4, idZeuCucr1.2, whole genome shotgun sequence genome harbors these coding sequences:
- the LOC105214414 gene encoding elastin isoform X5: MLPIRWAFVGITLLIAATNGATIASLDGNVAESNYEVDNDQLELDRSKRSGRGYMRGQTQSQYLNFGKPEQDGKAEAEANEHGSRTTVSGSHGMGQAQSQFSMGDCGDCASSPTYEYPAGSPDPLTYIGGGGRPDALRRYPDNAGTATIGGPGAAGTLRPGGVTAPGGLQPSGPGELTARPGAGLQPGAGYGVGTVGQPIAPGGVGGIGRQPGPIYGGGAGGQPIGPGGGAGTGRLPGGGYGTGVSPAPSRPSARPGASYGPGIGQPIGTGGVGTGGGPQLGGVRPGELQPQPGAIYGQPGGVQPGGALRPGSGYGIGQIGGVGGGLRPGDSSVVQGGLGRQQIGAEGAGSLSGGGLRPGSSVQPGGAYTPGASQPGAGAGGLAVDQRPGALIKPGQPSGLYGPQPGRQPAGGVASGGAAPSGIYGARPSGGIQQGVDLGSGQTYQPGFGPDAGSRPHGGVRPGLGYDGVYGTGYAPGAGGIGTTRGVQNGGRPQPSDVQAPGVGGGVIPGSHIYGVGTGGQPIGPDVGTHPTGTYWQSGGGVSGAPSGPSGGIPSGALYRPGDVVSGQPGAGYQPGTGYKPGAGYQPGAGYQPGAGVQPGRGYQPGAGLHPGTGYQQGEGLHPGAGVQSGTGVQPGVGYQPGAGYQPGAGLQPGAGLQPGTGYQPGAGYQPEAGAQPGAGLLPGAGVHPGAGVQPGAGLQPGTRFQSGAGLQPGAGLQPGAGVQPGVSYQPGAGYQPEAGAQPGAGLLPGAGVHPGAGVQPGAGLQPGTGYQPGAGLQPGAGLQPGAGVQPGAGVQPGVGYQPGAGYQPGAGLQPGAGLQPGAGVQPGVSYQPGAGYQPGAGLQPGAGVQPGAGVQPGVGYQPGAGYQPGAGLQPGAGIQPGAGVHPGAGVQPGVGYQPGAGVQPGAGLQPSAGLQPGAGVQPGTGYRPGTGLQPGAGYQPGSGYQPIGVQQEVGYQPGAGYQPSGDGFGVQQGDVYGSGALPGSGAFGPIGGAETGVTGVGGVGGVSAEPGALVYPGAGGLGEYKEEGPSNLITASGAGGADDAFSQAESSITEGQAAASAQGKKNGGTAKTQVSGTYSSTGTFSASASTSDSDRSANAQVSGNSDGAMSQSQGQGGAAQSQAQVQVNSKDGGTKASSQSGGIIHQSQSEVQANDKGGLADSQSSGPGQTSSQAQIGFRPNQDGSALPPTTGGGQASAQSGSHSGQSQSQIQGTSKFGVSYHGAAQSASGTKEQVASYREQNRELFHSISQFGNTDARERQQGYGRRFYFKRR, encoded by the exons GCGTCATTAGATGGAAACGTGGCGGAATCGAATTATGAAGTTGACAATGATCAACTTGAATTAGATAGATCTAAGAGAAGCGGAAGAGGCTA TATGCGTGGACAGACCCAATCGCAGTATCTGAATTTTGGAAAACCAGAACAGGACGGAAAAGCTGAAGCAGAGGCTAATGAACACGGTTCTAGAACAACAGTTT CTGGAAGCCATGGTATGGGACAAGCGCAGAGTCAATTCTCAATGGGAGATTGTGGTGATTGTGCATCAAGCCCCACCTATG AATATCCCGCAGGTTCTCCCGATCCCCTCACTTATATTGGCGGTGGTGGTAGACCAGACGCATTAAGAAGGTATCCAGACAATGCGGGTACTGCTACCATTGGTGGTCCTGGAGCAGCTGGCACATTAAGGCCAGGTGGTGTTACGGCTCCTGGCGGATTACAGCCTAGTGGCCCTGGAGAACTCACTGCACGTCCTGGTGCTGGATTACAACCCGGCGCCGGTTATGGTGTTGGTACAGTTGGTCAACCCATTGCACCTGGAGGTGTAGGTGGTATCGGGCGACAACCGGGCCCTATTTATGGTGGAGGTGCTGGTGGGCAACCCATTGGACCTGGCGGTGGTGCTGGTACTGGGCGACTACCTGGTGGCGGGTATGGAACTGGTGTTAGTCCTGCCCCTTCAAGACCTAGTGCTAGGCCCGGAGCATCTTATGGACCTGGTATCGGCCAACCAATCGGAACGGGTGGTGTAGGAACTGGTGGAGGACCTCAACTTGGCGGTGTGAGACCAGGTGAATTACAACCACAACCTGGAGCAATTTATGGACAACCAGGCGGTGTACAGCCAGGTGGCGCCTTAAGACCTGGCAGTGGATATGGTATTGGCCAAATCGGTGGAGTTGGAGGAGGTCTCAGACCTGGTGACAGTAGTGTTGTACAAGGTGGTCTTGGTCGTCAGCAAATTGGTGCTGAAGGTGCAGGGTCACTATCGGGTGGTGGTTTAAGACCAGGTTCATCTGTACAACCAGGCGGTGCGTATACTCCTGGTGCAAGTCAACCCGGTGCTGGAGCTGGCGGATTAGCAGTTGATCAAAGACCAGGAGCACTCATAAAACCCGGTCAGCCCAGTGGATTATATGGTCCACAACCTGGTCGTCAACCCGCTGGAGGTGTAGCCAGTGGTGGTGCAGCCCCTAGTGGTATTTATGGTGCCAGGCCTAGTGGTGGTATCCAACAAGGTGTAGATTTAGGCTCAGGTCAAACTTATCAGCCTGGTTTTGGTCCTGATGCGGGGTCAAGACCACACGGTGGTGTTAGGCCTGGGTTAGGATACGATGGTGTGTATGGCACTGGTTATGCACCAGGAGCAGGAGGTATTGGTACGACACGAGGTGTTCAAAATGGCGGCAGACCTCAACCAAGCGATGTGCAAGCTCCAGGAGTTGGAGGTGGTGTTATACCTGGCTCTCACATCTACGGAGTTGGTACGGGAGGCCAGCCAATTGGACCAGATGTAGGAACACACCCCACTGGAACTTATTGGCAATCTGGAGGTGGAGTATCTGGCGCTCCCTCCGGTCCTAGTGGTGGCATTCCTTCAGGAGCTTTGTACAGACCGGGAGATGTCGTTAGCGGTCAACCCGGTGCAGGTTATCAACCCGGTACAGGTTATAAACCTGGTGCAGGTTATCAACCAGGGGCAGGTTATCAACCAGGAGCAGGTGTGCAACCGGGAAGAGGTTATCAACCAGGAGCAGGTTTGCACCCAGGAACAGGTTATCAGCAAGGTGAAGGTTTGCACCCAGGAGCTGGAGTACAATCGGGAACAGGCGTACAACCAGGTGTAGGTTATCAGCCCGGAGCAGGCTATCAACCAGGAGCTGGTTTACAGCCAGGAGCAGGTTTACAACCAGGAACAGGTTATCAGCCAGGAGCAGGTTATCAACCAGAAGCAGGTGCACAACCCGGGGCAGGTTTGCTCCCAGGAGCTGGTGTGCATCCTGGAGCAGGCGTACAACCCGGAGCAGGTTTACAACCAGGAACACGTTTTCAATCAGGAGCAGGTTTACAACCAGGAGCAGGTTTGCAACCCGGAGCTGGAGTGCAACCAGGTGTAAGTTATCAGCCAGGAGCAGGTTATCAACCAGAAGCAGGTGCACAACCCGGGGCAGGTTTGCTCCCAGGAGCTGGTGTGCATCCTGGAGCAGGTGTACAACCCGGAGCAGGTTTACAACCAGGAACAGGTTATCAACCAGGAGCAGGTTTACAGCCCGGTGCAGGTTTACAACCCGGTGCTGGTGTGCAACCAGGAGCAGGTGTTCAACCAGGTGTAGGTTATCAACCAGGAGCAGGTTATCAACCAGGAGCAGGTTTACAACCAGGAGCAGGTTTGCAACCCGGAGCTGGTGTGCAACCAGGTGTAAGTTATCAGCCAGGAGCAGGTTATCAACCAGGAGCAGGCTTACAACCCGGAGCTGGTGTGCAACCCGGAGCAGGTGTTCAACCAGGTGTAGGTTATCAACCAGGAGCAGGTTATCAACCAGGAGCAGGTTTACAGCCCGGTGCAGGTATACAACCCGGTGCTGGTGTGCATCCAGGAGCAGGTGTGCAACCAGGTGTAGGTTATCAACCAGGTGCAGGTGTGCAACCAGGAGCAGGTTTACAGCCCAGTGCAGGCTTGCAACCAGGAGCAGGTGTGCAACCAGGAACGGGATATCGACCAGGAACAGGTTTACAACCGGGAGCAGGATACCAACCAGGATCAGGTTATCAACCGATTGGAGTACAACAAGAAGTAGGTTATCAACCTGGTGCGGGATACCAACCAAGTGGTGATGGTTTTGGTGTACAACAAGGTGATGTTTATGGATCTGGCGCTTTACCCGGCAGCGGAGCTTTTGGGCCCATTGGAGGTGCAGAAACTGGAGTCACTGGTGTCGGTGGAGTTGGTGGTGTGTCAGCAGAACCAGGTGCTTTAGTATATCCTGGCGCAGGGGGATTGGGTGAGTATAAAGAGgaag gACCTAGCAACTTAATAACAGCAAGTGGTGCAGGAGGTGCAGATGATGCATTCTCACAAGCTGAGTCCTCCATTACCGAAGGCCAAGCAGCTGCCAGTGCACAAGGCAAAAAGAATGGCGGTACTGCCAAAACTCAGGTATCAGGAACATATAGTTCCACTGGAACATTCAGCGCCAGTGCTTCAACTTCGGATAGCGACCGTTCAGCTAACGCCCAAGTGAGCGGAAATAGTGATGGAGCAATGAGTCAGTCTCAAGGACAAGGCGGTGCAGCACAATCGCAAGCCCAAGTTCAAGTCAATTCTAAAGATGGAGGCACTAAAGCTTCCTCACAGAGCGGTGGTATAATCCATCAAAGTCAGAGCGAG GTACAAGCTAACGACAAAGGAGGTTTGGCCGATTCACAGTCCAGTGGACCTGGACAAACGTCATCCCAGGCTCAAATTGGCTTCCGACCCAATCAAGATGGTAGCGCTTTACCACCAACAACCGGTGGTGGTCAAGCGTCTGCTCAATCTGGCAGCCATTCAGGACAGAGTCAATCGCAGATTCAGGGCACATCTAA ATTCGGTGTTTCATATCACGGTGCAGCCCAATCTGCATCCGGTACTAAAGAACAAGTGGCCAGCTACCGTGAACAAAATCGCGAACTATTTCACAGTATAAGCCAATTCGGAAATACCGATGC TCGTGAACGCCAACAAGGTTACGGACGAAGATTCTACTTTAAACGAAGATGA